In Marinobacter sp. es.048, the following proteins share a genomic window:
- the dnaX gene encoding DNA polymerase III subunit gamma/tau: MSYQVLARKWRPRTFEDIVGQEHVLQALIHALESQRLHHAYLFTGTRGVGKTTIGRLLARCLNCETGVTPNPCGECSSCREIQEGRFVDLIEIDAASRTGVDDMRELTDNVQYSPTRGRYKVYLIDEVHMLTNQSFNAFLKTLEEPPEHVKFLLATTDPQKLPVTVLSRCLQFNLKRMTPEHIAGHLRHVLGAEGIPFEEPALWLLARAADGSMRDALSLTDQAIAFGNQKLSASDVSNMLGTIDQRDIERIVNALVEGDGPALLAEIGRISDFAPDYSVILADLLSLFHRVTMEQVVPGSADNALGDAEQVQALARKLSAEDAQLFYQSALIGRKDLTITPDARMGFEMTLLRMLAFRPGADRREPPAISSGGQPAASEPRDEPDPAPPPEPATQIEPKQPESQALNSEPPAEVAPEPDRENSEVPARPEPEPASEPEIPEAPPVAAENASWLASLDAQAEAAGEYEESYPLTDETLVAEEQAPEVAAEPVVQPAPAPEPAFSEPEPAKEPAVEQEPVPEGEFVWHRDFRSLGIVGMPGNLASHGAMSRDGDVITLTIDEGHARLLNGRHEEKILAALRNRFGDSIQLRTEQGNPGAHTPAAYEERQRKARQEEAEASIRQDPLVKSIVERFEARVVENSIRPAETSRR, encoded by the coding sequence ATGAGCTACCAGGTACTTGCCCGTAAATGGCGCCCACGCACCTTTGAGGATATCGTGGGCCAGGAACACGTGCTCCAGGCGTTGATTCACGCCCTGGAAAGCCAGCGTCTTCATCACGCTTATCTGTTCACGGGGACCCGTGGGGTAGGCAAGACCACCATCGGTCGTCTGCTCGCCCGCTGCCTGAACTGCGAAACCGGCGTTACTCCGAATCCCTGCGGTGAATGCTCAAGCTGCCGGGAGATTCAGGAAGGCCGGTTTGTGGATCTGATCGAGATTGACGCCGCCTCCCGGACGGGCGTCGATGATATGCGTGAGCTGACCGATAACGTCCAGTACTCACCCACCCGTGGCCGCTATAAGGTGTACCTCATTGACGAGGTGCACATGCTGACGAACCAGTCATTCAATGCCTTCCTGAAGACCCTTGAAGAGCCACCGGAACACGTCAAGTTCCTGCTGGCGACGACCGACCCCCAGAAGCTGCCGGTTACGGTGCTTTCCCGGTGCCTGCAGTTCAATCTCAAGCGGATGACGCCAGAGCACATCGCCGGCCACCTCCGGCATGTTTTGGGTGCCGAGGGGATTCCGTTCGAGGAGCCGGCCCTGTGGCTCCTGGCCCGGGCTGCCGATGGCAGTATGCGCGATGCCTTGAGCCTGACCGATCAGGCCATCGCCTTTGGCAACCAGAAGCTGTCAGCAAGTGATGTCAGCAATATGCTGGGCACCATTGATCAGCGCGATATCGAGCGAATCGTGAATGCACTCGTTGAAGGCGACGGCCCGGCCTTGCTGGCGGAAATCGGCCGGATTTCCGACTTTGCGCCGGATTACAGCGTGATCCTTGCCGATCTGCTGTCACTCTTTCACCGAGTCACCATGGAGCAGGTGGTGCCGGGCAGTGCCGATAACGCGCTAGGTGATGCTGAGCAGGTCCAGGCCCTGGCCCGTAAGCTCAGTGCCGAGGACGCCCAGCTTTTCTATCAGTCTGCGCTGATCGGTCGCAAAGACCTTACCATTACGCCCGATGCCCGGATGGGTTTCGAAATGACCCTGCTCCGGATGCTTGCCTTCCGGCCCGGCGCTGACCGGCGAGAGCCGCCCGCAATAAGCTCCGGTGGCCAGCCTGCCGCCTCTGAGCCACGGGATGAGCCCGACCCGGCACCGCCACCGGAGCCGGCTACGCAAATAGAGCCGAAACAGCCCGAATCGCAGGCACTAAACTCTGAGCCGCCGGCGGAAGTGGCGCCAGAGCCGGATCGGGAGAACAGCGAAGTTCCTGCACGGCCGGAGCCTGAACCTGCATCTGAGCCCGAGATCCCGGAGGCTCCGCCTGTTGCGGCGGAGAATGCATCCTGGCTGGCCAGTCTGGATGCCCAGGCCGAGGCGGCTGGAGAGTACGAAGAGAGCTATCCGTTAACTGATGAAACTCTGGTTGCAGAAGAGCAGGCGCCCGAAGTTGCCGCAGAACCAGTCGTTCAACCTGCGCCGGCTCCGGAACCGGCTTTTTCAGAGCCGGAGCCGGCGAAAGAGCCAGCAGTTGAGCAGGAGCCTGTGCCGGAGGGAGAGTTTGTCTGGCACCGCGATTTCCGGAGTCTTGGCATTGTGGGTATGCCCGGTAATCTCGCAAGTCATGGCGCCATGTCGCGGGACGGCGATGTAATCACTCTGACCATCGATGAGGGTCACGCCAGGCTGTTGAATGGCCGGCACGAGGAAAAGATTCTCGCTGCCTTGAGAAACCGCTTTGGCGACTCCATTCAGTTACGTACAGAGCAGGGCAATCCTGGGGCACACACCCCGGCGGCCTATGAGGAACGCCAGCGAAAGGCTCGCCAGGAAGAGGCGGAGGCGTCCATTCGTCAGGATCCGCTCGTAAAGTCTATTGTTGAACGATTCGAGGCGCGGGTAGTTGAAAACAGTATCCGGCCGGCCGAGACAAGCAGGAGATAA
- a CDS encoding YbaB/EbfC family nucleoid-associated protein — MMNNMGDMMKKAQKMQEEMQKAQEEIAKAEVTGEAGAGLVKVTMNGRHDVRKVDIDPSLMSEEKDILEDLLAAAVNDAVRRVEENQKEKMSGMMSGMGLPPGFKMPF, encoded by the coding sequence ATGATGAATAATATGGGCGACATGATGAAAAAAGCCCAGAAAATGCAGGAAGAGATGCAGAAGGCCCAGGAAGAAATCGCCAAGGCAGAAGTCACCGGCGAAGCGGGCGCCGGGCTGGTCAAGGTCACCATGAATGGCCGCCACGACGTTCGTAAAGTGGACATCGACCCATCTCTGATGTCAGAAGAAAAAGATATTCTGGAAGATCTTCTGGCCGCCGCGGTGAACGATGCCGTTCGGCGTGTTGAGGAAAATCAAAAGGAGAAAATGTCCGGTATGATGTCGGGCATGGGTCTGCCGCCCGGTTTCAAGATGCCGTTCTGA
- the recR gene encoding recombination mediator RecR, which translates to MAFSPLVDELVESLRCLPGVGQKTAQRMAFHLLERGRSGGTRLSEALSQAMNGVRRCQSCQNFADTEICGICENPQRRTGTLCVVESPSDLLAIEQAGDYRGSYFVLMGHLSPIDGVGPEEIGIERLLKRIRDEGVTELILATNPTVEGEATAHYIADRLDGQGILITRLAHGIPVGGELGYVDGFTLTHAFRGRKPLSD; encoded by the coding sequence ATGGCGTTCAGCCCGCTGGTTGATGAGCTTGTAGAATCCCTTCGTTGCCTGCCTGGAGTTGGCCAGAAAACTGCCCAGCGCATGGCTTTCCATTTGCTGGAGCGTGGCCGGTCCGGTGGCACCCGGCTTTCCGAGGCACTGAGCCAGGCCATGAACGGTGTCCGGCGCTGCCAAAGCTGCCAGAACTTTGCCGACACCGAGATCTGCGGGATCTGTGAAAATCCCCAGCGGCGTACGGGTACCCTTTGTGTGGTGGAAAGTCCGTCGGATCTGCTGGCCATTGAGCAGGCGGGTGACTATCGCGGCAGCTATTTCGTTTTGATGGGGCACCTGTCACCCATTGATGGCGTAGGGCCGGAAGAAATCGGCATTGAACGCCTGCTGAAGCGGATCCGGGATGAGGGTGTGACTGAACTGATCCTGGCGACCAACCCGACGGTGGAGGGCGAGGCGACCGCCCACTACATAGCCGATCGGCTTGATGGTCAGGGAATTCTGATTACCCGTCTGGCCCATGGCATTCCCGTTGGTGGAGAGCTGGGCTATGTTGACGGATTTACCCTGACTCACGCATTCCGCGGCCGCAAACCGCTGTCCGACTGA
- a CDS encoding ribonuclease D → MDISAQTTAAVDVPPAPASIHWLREPEALNQWLDRAPGKPLALDTEFERVNTFYPIPGLVQLGLDGEFCLVDPSVAEQSRRFREVLADPHTPKLLYAMSEDLELFRQWLNLHPAGVIDLQIGAAMAGAGFSLGYAKLVETLFGETLDKSATRSDWLARPLSEAQQRYAIDDIRFLEPMYQWVSKLLRDRRLEEALVEESARFADELAGQEDPDNHYLKLRGGWTLSAQQQGVLRELVRWRELECQRRDRPRNRVLADALLIAIAERLPGSLKELSNIQGVPSGAVRRYGDTLIELVSRGSTADNSSLERIAPPLSRDQQGFFKQLKRFFKRAAEDADIPIELLAPRKRLEKVVQHPDLAEHEFFQGWRAQILAPVRDDIEELLKS, encoded by the coding sequence ATGGATATTTCTGCCCAGACCACTGCGGCTGTTGACGTTCCCCCGGCTCCGGCCAGCATCCATTGGCTCCGGGAGCCGGAAGCGCTGAACCAATGGCTGGATCGCGCACCGGGCAAGCCTCTGGCTCTGGACACCGAATTTGAGCGGGTAAACACCTTTTACCCGATACCGGGATTGGTTCAGCTTGGTCTCGACGGTGAATTCTGCCTGGTAGACCCTTCCGTTGCGGAACAATCCCGACGTTTCCGGGAAGTCCTTGCGGACCCGCATACGCCCAAGCTTCTGTATGCCATGAGCGAAGATCTGGAGCTGTTTCGCCAATGGCTCAATCTTCACCCTGCCGGTGTGATTGATCTCCAAATCGGGGCTGCGATGGCCGGCGCAGGATTTTCTCTGGGCTACGCGAAACTGGTGGAAACCCTGTTCGGCGAGACCCTGGACAAGTCTGCAACCCGCTCTGACTGGCTGGCAAGACCACTAAGCGAAGCCCAGCAACGCTACGCGATCGACGATATCCGTTTTCTGGAGCCAATGTACCAGTGGGTCAGCAAATTGTTGCGTGATCGCAGACTGGAGGAGGCCCTGGTTGAGGAATCGGCTCGCTTTGCCGATGAGCTGGCGGGGCAGGAAGATCCGGATAACCACTATCTGAAACTGCGGGGTGGCTGGACGCTTTCGGCTCAGCAACAAGGAGTACTCAGGGAATTGGTTCGTTGGCGTGAACTGGAATGTCAGCGGCGGGACCGACCCAGGAACCGCGTGCTGGCGGATGCGTTACTGATTGCCATTGCGGAAAGGCTGCCAGGCTCCCTGAAGGAGCTTTCCAACATTCAGGGCGTACCCTCTGGCGCAGTCCGTCGGTACGGCGATACCCTCATTGAACTTGTTAGCCGGGGATCGACCGCGGATAATTCGTCCCTTGAGAGGATCGCGCCACCCTTGTCCCGGGATCAGCAGGGGTTCTTTAAACAGTTAAAGCGTTTTTTCAAAAGAGCGGCGGAAGATGCTGATATTCCAATAGAATTGCTGGCGCCCAGAAAGCGTCTTGAGAAGGTTGTGCAGCATCCCGATCTGGCGGAGCATGAATTTTTCCAGGGTTGGCGGGCGCAGATACTCGCGCCGGTTCGCGATGATATCGAGGAATTACTGAAGTCATGA
- a CDS encoding YcgL domain-containing protein, protein MKEREFVSVFRSSKKNDTYLFVRRGQKWEELPESLRGIFGQPVHSMDLVLTPDRKLARTTGKQVLEAIGEKDFFLQMPEEQEGYVVEFKRKLDQRNP, encoded by the coding sequence ATGAAAGAGCGGGAATTTGTCTCTGTTTTCCGGAGCAGCAAGAAGAATGACACCTATCTTTTTGTTCGCCGCGGACAGAAGTGGGAAGAGCTTCCCGAGAGCCTCCGGGGTATTTTCGGGCAGCCGGTTCATTCCATGGATCTGGTGCTGACACCGGACCGGAAGCTTGCAAGAACCACCGGAAAGCAGGTGCTGGAAGCCATCGGCGAGAAGGACTTCTTTCTGCAGATGCCGGAAGAGCAGGAAGGCTACGTGGTGGAATTCAAACGCAAGCTGGATCAACGCAATCCATGA
- a CDS encoding YcgN family cysteine cluster protein — protein MIAQVPFWQRKRLHEMTPVEWESLCDGCGKCCLNKLEDEDTGEVYHTDLVCRYMDEDTCQCTVYEERLQKVPGCTVLTPGTVNDYHWLPYTCAYRTLAEDRPLADWHPLRSGDPDSVHKAGVSIRHKVMSEDRVPEEDWEEHIIHWIL, from the coding sequence ATGATTGCCCAGGTGCCGTTCTGGCAGCGTAAACGCCTGCATGAGATGACGCCGGTGGAATGGGAGTCACTCTGCGACGGTTGCGGTAAGTGTTGTCTGAACAAGCTGGAAGACGAAGACACCGGCGAGGTTTACCACACCGATCTGGTGTGTCGTTACATGGACGAGGATACCTGCCAGTGCACCGTTTATGAGGAACGGCTGCAGAAAGTGCCGGGCTGCACGGTGCTGACACCGGGCACCGTCAACGACTACCATTGGTTGCCTTACACCTGCGCCTACCGGACCCTGGCTGAGGACCGGCCCCTGGCCGACTGGCATCCGCTGCGAAGCGGGGATCCGGATTCGGTGCATAAGGCAGGCGTTTCGATCCGACACAAGGTGATGTCAGAGGACCGTGTGCCGGAAGAAGACTGGGAAGAACACATCATTCACTGGATTCTGTAA
- a CDS encoding VWA domain-containing protein produces MTSRWFGLFALCFALSLPAGLHAQESDDVQLPEQSDVRIIVDISGSMKDTDPENLRQPAVRLLARLLPEGATAGVWTFGQYVNMLVPHREVTEGWRETAIQRSAEINSVALRTNLGAAIETASDDYFTDGDLSRTHFILLTDGKVDISDDPAANTVEENRILDTIVADLIKRGATFHPVALSEAADTDFLKALATESGGRFQVADTADALNLAFLQALNTAVPQEQIPIEGNGFTVDEGVREFTALIFWGNSETSATRELALVRPDEQTVNLAEFPDNVRWAREVGYDLITVNEPSAGQWRINGELGEGSRVTVVSDLRMVVNPLSPSFTGDDPLNIRVGFFEEGEKITNPDFLGVIEVSLSITSEDGRSGTKVLSAEQPPEDGTYRDTVSRLPAAGLYTFDVVADGQTFSRKFSATVGFTVPEGTEPVVQPAESPEPEVTEPEPVPEQSEPKATVSEPVQSEPEPAIASPIDVSQAEEPAPTAQEPAPAPEEQEEAETAFAVPLWMIGAAGGGLVVIGGLVWFALRQRKQRQNKQAEAAAERETLEDLDEEPEPEPELEMEPEPAAEPEETVEPEPDEDLEGEEIPDVTEEAPEDDMAELEAVIDEHEATLKSEDVALEERDAESVVEPEEDIPVADTRVDEEPAELDEDIPELEDVADPSDADAPEEDDEEEFGLEDFDLSEFDDLPDYDQDESGLPDDDPKKKPDQKDPKK; encoded by the coding sequence ATGACATCGAGATGGTTCGGCCTGTTTGCACTTTGCTTTGCGCTCAGCCTGCCAGCCGGGCTTCACGCCCAGGAGAGTGATGACGTTCAACTGCCGGAGCAGTCGGACGTTCGGATCATTGTCGATATTTCGGGCTCCATGAAAGACACCGATCCGGAAAACCTGCGCCAGCCCGCCGTTCGTCTGCTCGCCCGGCTGTTGCCGGAGGGTGCCACTGCCGGTGTCTGGACGTTCGGCCAGTACGTCAACATGCTGGTGCCGCACCGTGAGGTAACCGAAGGGTGGCGCGAAACGGCCATCCAGCGTTCAGCGGAAATCAATTCCGTCGCCCTTAGAACCAACCTTGGTGCGGCTATTGAGACGGCCAGCGATGACTATTTCACCGATGGCGATCTGAGTCGCACTCATTTTATCCTGCTGACAGACGGCAAGGTGGATATCTCCGACGATCCGGCGGCCAATACGGTAGAGGAAAATCGGATTCTGGACACGATTGTTGCGGACCTAATCAAACGGGGCGCCACATTCCACCCGGTGGCTCTGTCCGAGGCTGCCGACACCGATTTCCTGAAAGCCCTGGCGACAGAATCCGGCGGCCGTTTCCAGGTTGCAGACACCGCGGATGCTCTGAACCTGGCTTTTCTGCAGGCACTGAACACGGCGGTTCCCCAGGAGCAGATTCCCATTGAGGGCAACGGGTTTACCGTGGACGAGGGCGTTCGTGAATTTACCGCCCTGATTTTCTGGGGGAACTCGGAGACCTCGGCAACACGGGAGCTTGCACTGGTTCGCCCAGACGAACAGACCGTGAATCTCGCCGAATTCCCCGATAATGTCCGGTGGGCAAGGGAGGTCGGTTATGACCTGATCACGGTCAATGAGCCGTCGGCCGGGCAGTGGCGTATCAATGGCGAGCTTGGCGAGGGTAGCCGGGTAACTGTGGTCAGCGATCTCAGGATGGTAGTTAATCCATTATCACCGTCGTTTACCGGGGACGACCCACTCAACATCCGGGTTGGCTTTTTCGAAGAAGGGGAGAAAATCACCAATCCTGATTTTCTGGGCGTGATCGAGGTCAGCCTCAGTATCACTTCGGAAGATGGCAGGAGTGGAACCAAGGTATTGTCCGCAGAGCAGCCGCCGGAAGATGGCACCTATCGGGATACCGTGAGTCGTTTGCCAGCGGCCGGCCTCTATACCTTTGACGTGGTTGCCGATGGCCAGACCTTCAGCCGAAAGTTCAGCGCTACCGTCGGGTTTACGGTACCTGAAGGCACAGAGCCGGTTGTGCAGCCAGCGGAGTCGCCGGAGCCTGAGGTAACCGAGCCGGAACCGGTCCCAGAGCAGTCTGAGCCGAAAGCGACAGTGTCCGAGCCGGTGCAATCCGAGCCTGAACCGGCGATTGCATCGCCCATCGATGTGAGTCAGGCCGAGGAGCCAGCGCCGACTGCCCAAGAGCCAGCACCGGCACCGGAAGAACAGGAAGAAGCTGAAACCGCCTTTGCCGTACCTTTGTGGATGATCGGTGCAGCGGGTGGTGGTCTGGTGGTGATTGGCGGCCTGGTTTGGTTTGCCCTTCGCCAGAGGAAGCAGCGCCAGAACAAGCAGGCCGAGGCGGCGGCTGAACGCGAAACGCTGGAAGATTTGGATGAAGAGCCCGAGCCAGAACCTGAGCTGGAAATGGAGCCTGAGCCCGCGGCGGAACCAGAAGAAACGGTGGAACCCGAACCGGATGAGGATCTCGAGGGGGAGGAGATTCCTGACGTCACCGAAGAAGCTCCAGAAGACGATATGGCTGAACTGGAGGCCGTGATCGATGAGCATGAGGCCACTCTGAAGTCTGAAGATGTAGCGCTCGAGGAGCGCGATGCCGAATCGGTCGTAGAGCCGGAAGAGGACATTCCGGTAGCAGATACTCGAGTGGACGAAGAGCCCGCCGAGTTGGACGAGGATATCCCCGAGCTGGAGGATGTCGCAGATCCCTCCGACGCTGATGCGCCGGAAGAAGATGACGAGGAAGAGTTCGGGCTCGAGGATTTCGATTTGTCCGAGTTCGACGATTTACCCGATTATGATCAGGATGAGTCCGGGTTGCCCGATGACGATCCGAAGAAGAAACCTGATCAGAAAGACCCGAAAAAGTAA
- a CDS encoding AAA family ATPase → MKFTGTEKYVATDDLQMAVNAAIALQRPLLIKGEPGTGKTLLAEEMAAGLDMRLIPWHIKSTTKAQQGLYEYDAVSRLRDSQLGDERVKDIGNYIVKGKLWEAFEADEQVVLLIDEIDKADIEFPNDLLLELDRMEFFVYETQKLVKAKKRPIVVITSNNEKELPDAFLRRCFFHYISFPDHDTMQNIVDVHFPGLQQEIVRDALEVFFDVRKVPGLKKKPSTSELIDWLKLLMADELSAKMLQEKDTSSALPPLYGALVKNEQDVHLLQKLAFMARRRS, encoded by the coding sequence ATGAAGTTTACCGGTACCGAGAAGTACGTAGCCACCGATGACCTGCAAATGGCCGTCAACGCAGCGATTGCGCTTCAGCGCCCGCTGTTGATCAAGGGCGAGCCGGGCACCGGGAAGACCCTGCTGGCTGAGGAGATGGCGGCAGGCCTTGATATGAGGCTGATTCCCTGGCACATCAAATCAACCACGAAGGCCCAGCAGGGGCTGTATGAGTACGATGCGGTTTCCCGTTTGAGGGATTCCCAGTTGGGTGATGAAAGGGTCAAGGACATCGGCAACTACATCGTTAAGGGCAAGCTCTGGGAGGCTTTTGAGGCCGACGAGCAGGTGGTTTTGCTGATCGATGAGATCGACAAGGCGGACATCGAGTTTCCCAACGACCTCCTGCTGGAACTTGATCGGATGGAGTTCTTTGTCTATGAGACTCAGAAGTTGGTGAAGGCAAAGAAACGCCCGATTGTGGTGATCACCAGTAACAACGAGAAAGAACTGCCGGATGCGTTCCTGCGCCGTTGCTTCTTCCACTACATCAGCTTCCCGGACCACGACACTATGCAGAATATCGTGGATGTGCATTTCCCGGGTTTGCAGCAGGAAATCGTTCGCGATGCCCTGGAAGTTTTCTTTGATGTGCGCAAGGTACCGGGCCTGAAAAAGAAGCCATCCACCTCGGAGCTGATTGACTGGCTGAAACTGCTGATGGCTGATGAGCTGTCGGCGAAAATGTTGCAGGAGAAAGATACCAGCTCGGCGTTGCCGCCTCTGTACGGTGCCTTGGTGAAAAATGAGCAGGATGTGCACCTGTTGCAGAAGCTCGCATTCATGGCCCGTCGCCGCAGCTGA
- a CDS encoding vWA domain-containing protein, with protein sequence MLIDFFLEVRRAKVPASLREFLDLLEALQKRLAFADMEEFYYLSRLCLVKDERHFDKFDRAFQAYFEGIENLDELLEALIPDDWLRAEFEKHLSDDEKAKIDSLGGLEELIETFKKRMEEQEERHAGGNKWIGTGGTSPFGANGYNPEGFRIGQKKGRHGRAVKVWEKREFKDLDDSVTLGIRNIKVALRRLRKFARQGAADQLDMDDTIRSTARNAGYLDLKMVPERHNAVKVLIFFDVGGSMDPHVRVCEELFSAARLEFKHMEYFYFHNFVYESVWKNNIRRMNETTSTWDILHKYTPDYKVIFVGDATMAPYEISHPGGSIEHWNEEAGATWFQRITEHFRKVVWINPLPESYWGSGGSLGMTKQLVNDHMYPLTVEGLESAMKQLSK encoded by the coding sequence ATGTTGATTGATTTTTTTCTTGAAGTCCGGCGCGCGAAGGTGCCTGCCAGTCTGAGGGAGTTTCTGGATCTTCTGGAAGCCCTGCAGAAACGGCTCGCCTTTGCGGATATGGAGGAATTCTATTACCTGTCCCGTCTTTGCTTGGTTAAAGACGAGCGCCACTTCGACAAGTTTGACCGTGCCTTCCAGGCGTACTTCGAGGGCATCGAGAACCTCGACGAGCTGCTGGAAGCCCTGATTCCGGACGACTGGCTTAGAGCCGAGTTTGAGAAGCACTTGTCTGACGACGAGAAGGCCAAAATCGATTCTCTTGGAGGCCTGGAGGAGCTGATCGAGACCTTCAAGAAGCGAATGGAAGAGCAGGAAGAGCGCCATGCCGGCGGCAATAAATGGATCGGCACCGGCGGTACCTCACCATTCGGTGCCAACGGCTACAACCCGGAGGGTTTCCGGATCGGCCAGAAGAAAGGTCGCCACGGCAGGGCCGTCAAAGTCTGGGAAAAGCGCGAGTTCAAGGATCTGGACGATAGCGTTACCCTAGGCATCCGCAACATCAAGGTTGCGTTGCGCCGGCTGCGCAAGTTCGCCCGCCAGGGTGCGGCGGACCAGCTCGATATGGACGATACCATCCGTTCCACCGCCCGCAATGCCGGTTATCTGGATCTGAAGATGGTGCCCGAGCGGCACAACGCTGTGAAAGTGCTGATCTTCTTCGATGTGGGCGGCTCCATGGACCCCCACGTTCGTGTCTGTGAGGAGCTGTTCTCGGCCGCACGGCTTGAGTTCAAGCACATGGAATATTTCTATTTCCACAATTTCGTCTATGAAAGTGTCTGGAAGAACAATATCCGCCGGATGAATGAAACCACCAGCACCTGGGACATTCTTCACAAGTACACGCCCGACTACAAAGTGATCTTCGTGGGCGACGCCACCATGGCGCCGTATGAGATTTCCCATCCCGGTGGCTCGATTGAACACTGGAATGAGGAGGCGGGCGCCACCTGGTTTCAGCGTATCACCGAGCACTTCCGTAAGGTTGTGTGGATCAATCCCCTCCCGGAGAGTTACTGGGGTAGCGGTGGCTCGTTGGGCATGACCAAACAGCTTGTTAACGATCACATGTACCCGTTAACCGTGGAAGGCCTTGAGTCGGCCATGAAGCAGCTGAGTAAATAA
- a CDS encoding AraC family transcriptional regulator — protein MLAASAAAADGLDEELERLNAGIASHSERVFALEQKVLHPANTRLAVFLTLQSRDALDLDSVELFVNGQPVASHLYSDRERASLERGGIQQLFTGNLENGEYELKTVITARSADDDFVRRESTHRFRKRPGVLRLQMSLEARAPDYEPRVSFMEWE, from the coding sequence TTGCTGGCTGCCTCGGCGGCAGCCGCCGACGGGCTTGACGAGGAACTCGAACGCCTGAATGCTGGAATCGCCAGCCATTCCGAGCGGGTATTCGCCCTTGAACAGAAGGTCCTTCATCCAGCCAATACCCGACTGGCAGTTTTTCTGACACTTCAGAGCCGGGATGCCCTCGATCTTGATTCTGTCGAGCTTTTCGTCAATGGCCAGCCCGTGGCTTCCCACCTGTATTCCGATAGAGAGCGGGCCTCGCTTGAACGTGGCGGGATCCAACAGTTGTTCACCGGGAATCTGGAAAATGGCGAGTACGAGCTGAAAACGGTGATTACTGCCCGCTCCGCCGATGATGATTTTGTGCGTCGGGAGTCTACCCATCGGTTCAGGAAACGCCCCGGCGTGCTGCGGTTGCAGATGAGCCTGGAGGCCCGGGCGCCCGATTACGAACCTCGGGTTTCTTTCATGGAGTGGGAGTAG
- a CDS encoding MaoC/PaaZ C-terminal domain-containing protein, translating into MSDTLDTLENITYDELNEDDTATFTRTLSEEELVLFAAVSGDVNPVHLDSEFAAGSMFKERIGHGMWSGSLISAALATVMPGPGTVYLEQSLSFKRPVKLDDTLTVHLKVLRKEPKGRVVVACDVRNQNDQKVVTGEAKVIAPTKKVSLHKPRLPKITIES; encoded by the coding sequence ATGAGCGATACCCTTGATACCCTGGAAAATATCACCTATGACGAGCTGAACGAGGACGATACCGCCACGTTTACGCGGACCCTCTCCGAGGAGGAACTGGTCCTCTTTGCCGCAGTCTCCGGTGATGTGAACCCGGTACACCTGGACTCCGAATTCGCCGCAGGCTCCATGTTCAAGGAGCGCATCGGCCATGGCATGTGGAGCGGTTCCCTGATCTCGGCAGCGCTGGCAACCGTGATGCCTGGCCCCGGCACCGTTTACCTGGAGCAGAGCCTGTCGTTCAAGCGTCCGGTTAAACTGGACGACACCCTGACCGTCCACTTGAAAGTCCTTCGCAAGGAACCGAAAGGTCGGGTTGTGGTGGCGTGCGACGTGCGCAATCAGAACGATCAGAAGGTGGTCACCGGGGAAGCGAAGGTGATCGCGCCAACGAAAAAAGTGTCTTTGCACAAACCCCGCCTGCCGAAAATCACCATCGAAAGCTGA